A window from Plasmodium gaboni strain SY75 chromosome 9, whole genome shotgun sequence encodes these proteins:
- a CDS encoding putative selenide water dikinase yields MRICKRIDPVIDIVIIGFGKSSKCFVDIFLLNNELKGVNITIICKNTFVFLDTYVQCIELCKDTYIDIYKYCKERNILFINEEVESIDSDMKIIKFSSDRNHLCYDYLLCDFDYKSSYLLNNNDLSHMNIYTYKNKNLFFYYTHIIYLSLIKSQNNKITDKKEYMKWKTFFLKNIPLEKFFNFCSYNDKYVENIIDIYNFFHILLNNNMPYYDFKVVQEKVKILNVLKNKNPLIKEIVKNENYNYHISTNDKDETKEINNNSDNIFHLLILCDEKDYKFGKNLYYEIFENLHKISVSVKVIYVHIIKEEKYKLKDNINDKTTTTTTNNNNNNNNIYNNVTCSSFCSNFVKVREIKQVKKTEDKLFIEYIDMNDKLSTIFFDECINITNLKYPSYIYKSGYDIDNNKNINNFCQYYKDESLYFLNQITNCDTYTVCQNVYINIYNNIHKKEYISIDNIKEHISIYNSKQKHITIKHFSIYNIYELLINSYNKFIQIIKLNLIYIYKHPLTQNKVKPFLINKKYLIDNYLNEKKKNINTINKKKKSSSIDLFINLIMYIYNQFIYYIGHFENIIFHTKQVEHIININENSKTKIKCNVKNVGNTNQNAELLPPYMYDEYKKEYENRLIIKKKSSYKLIQNNNSIELYEDNNKNDNVNGTDNPFIIVEYNSLEKEPIIDTTNNKKVQSYIKESIDKIINRNTCGGCGSKVPSNVLSNSLKSLDIFNSPNVYLGVEGSDDCCIFVHSKSKTTEESPALVQTIDFFKSFIDDEYILGSIIAIHSLSDIYSMGGTGICALCVLIVKDNIERKLQQRLENVLTGCCQKLKEEKCVLSGGHTCAGNENYVGLAVTGKIKKRKDKKNQQQNGKKNIMNFRKIKNKPQTEQLINEDNINNIGSKEDENKINKETNSYIEKHQMLKENYLFLPKGNGNLKNGDVIITTKMFGFGFIMAAHIIKKAKARWIYSCLDEMLISNRKSGLYFLQNNVKACTDVTGFGILGHLNEMLKCSRKEIYLHHNKTNYKHNDILDETTKEGYSKKQDEQLKQKKNVNICDQNNNKLNMLGAKIKLNNIIIAEGVQECIENNIYSSMYKKNHYLCNNIINLDEAQLYSKYGILFDPQTSGGLMAIVEKEKANQILYDLKNMGYPNSSIIGEIINVQYEKFNNISIQDISLSDYLDTTDSIYVEL; encoded by the coding sequence ATGCGGATATGTAAAAGAATCGACCCTGTGATTGATATAGTTATTATAGGATTTGGTAAGAGTAGCAAATGTTTTgttgatatatttttattgaataatgaattaaaaGGTGTcaatataacaataatatgTAAGAATACATTTGTATTTTTAGATACATATGTGCAATGTATTGAATTATGTAAGGATAcatatattgatatatataaatattgtaaAGAGAGgaatattctttttattaatgAAGAAGTTGAAAGTATCGATTCTgatatgaaaattataaaatttagTTCTGATAGAAATCATTTATGttatgattatttattatgtgATTTTGATTATAAGAGTTCCTATTTAttgaataataatgatttaagtcatatgaatatatatacatataagaataagaatttatttttttattatacacatataatatatttatccTTAATAAAAtcacaaaataataaaataacagataaaaaggaatatatgaaatggaaaaccttttttttaaaaaatatacccctggaaaaattttttaatttttgttcatataatgataaatatgtggaaaatattatagacatatataatttttttcatattttattaaataataatatgcCATATTATGATTTTAAAGTAGTACAAGAAAAAGtcaaaatattaaatgttttgaagaataaaaatcctttaattaaagaaatcgtaaagaatgaaaattataattatcatatatcTACCAATGATAAAGATGAAACCAAggaaataaataataatagtgataatatattccacttattaatattatgtgATGAAAAGGATTATAAATTTGGAAAAAATTTATACTATGAAATTTTTGAAAatttacataaaatatCTGTATCTGTTAAGgtaatatatgtacatataataaaagaagaaaaatataaactaaaggataatataaacgataaaacaacaacaacaacaacaaataataataataataataataatatttataataatgtgaCGTGTTCAAGTTTTTGTTCCAATTTCGTTAAGGTGCGTGAAATAAAACaagtaaaaaaaacagAAGATAAACTTTTTATAGAATATATAGATATGAATGATAAATTAAGTACCATATTTTTTGATgaatgtataaatataactaatttaaaatatccatcatatatttataaatcTGGTTATgatattgataataataaaaatattaataatttctgtcaatattataaagatgaatcattatattttctaaatCAAATAACAAATTGTGATACTTATACAGTATGCCAAAATGtgtatattaatatttataataatatacataaaaaagaatatattagcattgataatataaaagaacatatctctatatataattcgaaacaaaaacatataactattaaacatttttcaatttataatatatatgaattgttaataaattcttataataaatttattcaaataattaaattaaatttaatttatatatataaacatcCTCTTACACAAAATAAAGTGAAACCCTTTTTAatcaataaaaaatatcttatagataattatttaaatgagaaaaaaaaaaatataaatacaataaataaaaagaaaaaatcTTCTTCTATTGATTTGTTcataaatttaattatgtatatatataaccaatttatatattatataggccattttgaaaatataattttccATACCAAACAAGTAgaacatattattaatataaatgaaaatagtaaaacaaaaattaaatgtaATGTAAAAAATGTTGGAAACACTAATCAGAACGCTGAATTATTACCTCCATATATGtatgatgaatataaaaaagagTACGAAAACAGATTgataattaaaaagaaaagttCTTATAAACtaattcaaaataataatagtatcgaattatatgaagataataataaaaatgataatgtAAACGGAACAGATAATCCATTTATTATTGTAGAATATAATAGTTTAGAAAAAGAACCCATAATTGATACAACAAATAACAAAAAAGTACAAtcttatataaaagaaagtatagacaaaataattaatagAAATACATGTGGAGGATGTGGTTCAAAAGTTCCATCTAACGTATTATCTAATTCTTTAAAATCATTagatatttttaattctcCTAATGTTTATTTAGGAGTTGAAGGAAGTGATGATTGTTGTATATTTGTTCATAGTAAATCAAAAACGACTGAAGAAAGTCCTGCTCTTGTTCAGACTATCgatttttttaaatcatttATTGATGATGAATATATACTAGGATCAATAATAGCTATTCATTCATTATCtgatatatatagtatGGGTGGGACAGGAATATGTGCATTATGTGTTCTTATTGTGAAGGATAATATTGAAAGAAAATTACAGCAGAGGTTAGAAAATGTTCTAACTGGATGTTGTCAAAAATTAAAGGAAGAGAAATGTGTGTTAAGTGGAGGACATACTTGTGCAGGTAATGAAAACTATGTGGGTTTGGCTGTTACAGgaaagataaaaaaaagaaaagataaaaaaaaccAGCAGCAAAAtggtaaaaaaaatataatgaattttagaaaaattaaaaataagCCACAAACAGAACAATTAATTAATGaggataatataaataatattggATCTAAAgaagatgaaaataaaataaataaagaaacTAATTCATATATTGAAAAACACCAAATGTTAAAGGAAAATTATCTTTTCTTACCTAAAGGTAATGGGAATCTAAAAAATGGAGATGTCATTATTACAACAAAAATGTTTGGTTTCGGATTTATTATGGCAGCAcatattatcaaaaaagCAAAAGCTAGATGGATATATAGTTGCCTTGATGAAATGTTAATATCTAATAGAAAAAGTggtttatattttcttcaaaaTAATGTTAAGGCATGTACAGATGTTACAGGGTTTGGTATATTAGGACATTTGAATGAAATGTTAAAATGTTCaagaaaagaaatttatttacatcataacaaaacaaattataaacataatgATATTTTAGATGAAACTACAAAAGAAGGTTATAGTAAAAAACAAGATGAACaattaaaacaaaagaaaaatgtaaatatatgtgatcaaaataataacaaacTTAATATGTTGGGTGCAAAAATTAAacttaataatattattatagCAGAAGGGGTACAAGAATgtattgaaaataatatatattcatctatgtataaaaaaaatcattatttatgtaataatataataaatctAGATGAAGCACAATTATATAGTAAATATGGAATTCTTTTTGACCCTCAAACAAGTGGAGGATTAATGGCTATAGTTGAAAAGGAAAAGGCTAATCAAATATTGTATgatttgaaaaatatggGATATCCTAATTCTTCTATAATCGgggaaataataaatgttcaatatgaaaaatttaataatatatctatacAAGATATATCATTATCTGATTATTTGGATACAACAGATTCTATATATGTAGAATTGTAA
- a CDS encoding hypothetical protein (conserved Plasmodium protein, unknown function) → MIFLRNGFFFLFCVLSFCYNNLFRQCLSEEFEKIKYPQDVTKIKYYDNTHKIDSKYLYKHVAKGMLQDLIVTVQIDKDREDDKILFLPKKKTYMKIIGDWSNYPKDKNNEICLAFVLKKSFKNEKEKKCTKDFFTSGNIYNVCYNDNNYSIKNLYLYIEISQKYLEKLFSSYSIPVTVNTENNIIYFANDKMKSKEEKPILDLHVCYKSTYETPTYLGKLIFNSYPININRNKDEFDIIYTKSFLTNNWDYNLSIKGNYITSYNRVVFVRLPRDSPPNKIKCPPFWDYSILGSGPLHKKKKKKKDNIIQNVVQYSFSNNNIQNYYIPFLKKDELQTNESYIICLYSDENDFEGMQIINAHFYINTTDSIILIFLIIFIVVFLPLIFSLTYLCVLFKMNILKVKMQKLQLLNRKDEIEDRLKNELNLDQYESI, encoded by the coding sequence ATGATTTTTCTTCGAAATggctttttttttcttttttgtgttttaagtttttgttataataatttatttagGCAATGCTTAAGTGAAGAGTTTGAGAAGATAAAATACCCCCAGGATGTgacaaaaataaaatattacGATAACACACATAAAATAGATagtaaatatttatataaacatgTAGCGAAGGGTATGTTACAAGATTTAATTGTAACAGTTCAAATTGATAAAGATAGAGAAGATGACAagattttatttttaccaaaaaaaaaaacatatatgaaaataattgGTGACTGGTCAAATTATCCAAAAGATAAAAACAATGAAATTTGTTTAGCAtttgtattaaaaaaaagttttaaaaatgaaaaagaaaagaaatgTACAAAAGATTTTTTCACGTCtggaaatatatataatgtatgttataatgataacaattattcaataaaaaatttatatttatatatagaaatatcacaaaaatatttagagaaattattttcttcatatagTATACCAGTTACTGTTAATAcagaaaataatataatatattttgcAAATGATAAAATGAAATCAAAAGAAGAAAAACCAATTTTAGATTTACATGTTTGTTATAAATCAACTTATGAAACACCCACATATTTAGgaaaattaatatttaattcatatcctataaatattaataggAATAAAGATGAATTcgatattatatatactaaATCATTTTTAACAAATAATTGGGATTATAATTTATCAATAAAAGGAAATTATATTACTTCTTATAATCGTGTTGTATTTGTTAGGTTACCAAGAGATTCACCTCctaataaaataaaatgcCCACCTTTTTGGGATTATTCAATATTAGGATCTGGACCcttacataaaaaaaaaaaaaaaaaaaaagataatattatacaaaatGTGGTACAATATTcattttcaaataataatatacaaaattattatatcccgtttttaaaaaaagatgaatTACAAACAAATGAAAGTTAcattatatgtttatattcAGATGAAAATGATTTTGAAGGTATGCAAATTATTAATGCAcacttttatattaatacaacagattctattattttaatatttttaattatatttatagtaGTTTTTCTTCCTCTTATCTTTTCATTAACTTATTTATGCGtactttttaaaatgaacattttaaaagtaaaaatGCAAAAATTACAGCTTCTTAATAGAAAAGATGAAATAGAGGATAGATtgaaaaatgaattaaatcTTGATCAATATGAAtcaatataa
- a CDS encoding putative DNA repair protein REV1: protein MDIEYGGARDFEKYICNKEEKIPLSYNKKYIAEIEESQEKCKNDSLLFMNCNFYIDDFVSFFSICNTLDNTNTQTKCIYENEKNSVQHSNELNNNMNNNSINKTTLGKLNMENKMENNYTFINENNNYYNNYNNYNINKIHNNSAFEYQDMDRTPMKNHIDNNNNNYDDVNTYLYDNYLESQFNQTIRNRYNYTPNDQISTCAKSFNTCIKTYEEQSSSSSKKNVYNSYINKKENLEILIVQNGGVIHNTLTNKVTHIISNNMALGSKKYMDYKKAIKKSKVFIVIDKYIFDCVNMKCRLPEQSYLPSMLRYNCHQITEYFSLKKKDKEKNNKMQKKKNYDQIFLNEHNKEGEQNNVNILDVSKCDKQLNDYYMEKNINTCDNKTKVNNNLNTTDMYGTKDDNNLLVQKGMWNDDNLNYIKEQKLTEENNNKEKKENITNNNNNNNNNNNMNKHLEILNMNMDYENVKKFIICNSNEYFKRLQEYYLEKELKENIYINVSSNLYLNKNTFEDFSRKYRILNYLSDEEIKWLKCQSELNINIKNLWENDIIHFFFDLVLRKKEQFNNNTIANNNNNNNNNIGDNNNSNIDNNNNNNTQSCIDTNKSNSYISEKLIDSISAYLYNSRLYILGNWNYISKELFNFDDIKEYDEKGSKKFVYLYIDFDNYFLNASISNKMCMYEKKKLMKNEIFCVCHSLKKEDSYGIISSTNYWGKKNKILKGMVKGEATKMHKNINFVKYDFSNILKCSYLFLLVLINYSKNVRVLSVDESILQLFYEKEQDIFIISKKISNDIYRLTNLSVSIGISHDLSTSRKALKFCKKRFMFFDFYHHFNIFIKKYISLKNKETNMNAEGSNDNIMKSNNISNGNINNTNNISNDNINNTNTNNTNNTGDYALKWMSDNLLKDLFKEYLSFEEKRKSKLNYNVNNKDIYNINTDNIYFMNLIKGKREEEVEYIYNKFLEMNKENIEDIVNTYFEEVTHPISKYFFFYKPNGYYFNILKNINYLNGYFISFNMYYLPHIENNNNNSNNNNNNSNNSNNSNNSNNNNNNSNNNNNWLNNKMDRNINKKELENNDEKKSINISVNYGVRFNKINDFYYLIYFMTKQLYLRLKIKNLKAKLLNVNFFMKAENENVNPMKYLGRGRVIRISSKIKLNQHTNCFFVFFFKVIHIFDFLANNLSDLRGVQIICSDTINENKTYVNKKSILYYFYVSEEKNIKNKKKCTYVSSWKDDNFLEIPQKGNDNDQVEEKNVRDLHKINENKIDLHKIMLSPQQKNKIKKKEINGNVSKNNINGSSILSYIKDKNKGTNILRTQINWTHNNNKKEIYKTVRKGTSTRRKIKNKINTHICYDKNAKNNKSYEYGYKQNILNYFVNNNHNSNNISQNQINKKENNYQNNQNNQNNQNVSLSSSSKTINKDLKRKCNILTNKANFLNIRKKIKISKNHKISDFFPSILKKNIYIRNNKNIYDDEIKTYSNGNIIMHTNIFDSIINKKIKKENDEEKEENELYDDNNCDKNYNMKKEKYTCCYVCYKEIIQCLLNKENLFQENHNCTDLCTNDIFCFTYISNNLFLFNQKNEKLNLYLYIKKIINSYRSYFNNKFNEHDCLCDNILKKNEENIYYLNKFIVNVIDDICEILHKKRYIDVLQNFLKNFKYVWSLNNQLFPDIFQRILIKYNINHMTT from the coding sequence atggATATAGAATATGGAGGAGCTAGAgattttgaaaaatatatttgtaacAAGGAAGAGAAGATTCCTCTAtcttataataaaaaatatattgcCGAAATAGAAGAGAGTCAGGAGAAATGTAAGAATgattcattattatttatgaattgtaatttttatattgatGATTTTGTAAGTTTTTTCTCTATATGTAATACATTAGACAATACTAATACCCAAACgaaatgtatatatgagaatgaaaaaaattcaGTGCAACATTCAAATGAATTAAAcaataatatgaataacAATAGTATTAATAAAACAACGTTAGGTAAGTtaaatatggaaaataagatggaaaataattatacttttattaatgaaaataataattattataataattataataattataatataaataaaatacataacAATTCTGCTTTTGAATATCAAGATATGGATAGAACACCCATGAAAAATCAcatagataataataataataattatgatgatgTTAATACTTATTTGTATGATAATTATCTAGAAAGCCAATTTAATCAAACGATAAGAAATCGATACAATTATACTCCCAATGATCAAATAAGTACTTGCGCAAAAAGTTTTAATACATGTATAAAAACTTATGAAGAACAATCTTCTTCAAGTTCTAAAAAGaatgtatataattcttatattaacaaaaaagagaatcttgaaatattaatagttCAAAATGGTGGTGTAATACATAATACTTTGACCAACAAAGTAACCCACATTATTAGTAATAATATGGCATTAGGTTCTAAGAAATATATGGATTATAAAAAAGCCATAAAAAAATCTAAAGTCTTCATAGTtatagataaatatatttttgattGTGTAAACATGAAATGTCGTTTACCTGAACAATCATATTTGCCTTCCATGTTACGTTACAACTGTCATCAAATAACCGAATATTTTtccttaaaaaaaaaagataagGAAAAGAACAACAAAatgcaaaaaaaaaaaaattatgatcaaatatttttgaacgaacataataaagaaggggaacaaaataatgtaAACATTTTAGATGTCTCAAAATGTGATAAACAATtaaatgattattatatggagaaaaatataaatacatgTGATAATAAGACAAAagttaataataatttaaatacAACTGATATGTATGGAACAAAAGATGACAATAATTTATTAGTACAAAAAGGTATGTGGAACGATGACaatttgaattatataaaggAACAAAAGCTTActgaagaaaataataataaagaaaaaaaagaaaacattactaataataataataataataataataataataatatgaataaacacctagaaatattaaatatgaatatggattatgaaaatgtaaaaaaatttataatatgcAATTCGAATGAATATTTCAAAAGGTTACaagaatattatttggAAAAAGAgttaaaagaaaatatatatattaacgTTTCAtcaaatttatatttaaataaaaatacatttgAGGATTTTTCTAGAAAATACagaatattaaattatttaagTGATGAAGAAATTAAATGGTTAAAATGTCAAAGtgaattaaatataaatataaaaaaccTTTGggaaaatgatataattcattttttctttgacttagttttaagaaaaaaagaacaatTCAACAATAATACTATTgctaataataataataataataataataatataggtgataataataatagtaatattgataataataataataataatacacaATCATGTATAGATACAAATAAATCAAACAGTTATATATCTGAAAAATTAATAGACAGTATTAGCGCTTATCTATACAATTCTCGATTATACATTTTGGGTAACTGgaattatatatctaaagaattatttaattttgatgatataaaagaatatgaTGAGAAGGGTTCCAAAAAATTCGTTTACTTATATATCGATTTTGACAATTACTTTTTAAATGCAAGTATAAGTAATAAAATGTGTATGTATGAGAAAAAGAAGTTGatgaaaaatgaaatattttgtGTATGTCATAGTTTAAAAAAGGAAGATAGTTATGGTATTATTAGTTCAACAAATTATTggggaaaaaaaaataaaatactTAAAGGTATGGTTAAAGGGGAAGCTACAAAAATGcataagaatataaattttgtaaaatatgattttagtaatatattaaaatgtagttatttatttttattagtattaataaattattcaaaaaatgTTCGTGTATTATCAGTAGATGAATCAATACTTCAActtttttatgaaaaagaacaagacatttttataatatctaaaaaaatttctaatgatatatatagaCTAACCAATTTAAGTGTGTCCATAGGAATTTCTCATGATTTAAGTACATCAAGAAAAGCTTTAAAGTTTTGTAAAAAGCGTTTTATGttttttgatttttatcatcattttaatatttttataaagaaGTATATTagtttaaaaaataaggaGACTAACATGAATGCAGAAGGTTCcaatgataatattatgaaaagtaataatatatcaaatggtaatattaataatacaaataatatatcaaatgataatattaataatacaaaCACAAATAATACTAATAATACGGGTGATTATGCACTCAAATGGATGAGTGACAATTTACTTAAGGATTTATTTAAGGAATATCTTTCCTTTGAagaaaaaaggaaaagtaaattaaattataatgtaaataataaagatatatataatattaatacagataatatatattttatgaatcTTATAAAAGGAAAGAGAGAAGAAGAAgttgaatatatttataataaattccttgaaatgaataaagaaaatattgaagatattgtaaatacatattttgAAGAAGTAACTCATCCAATAagtaaatatttttttttttataaaccaaatggatattattttaatattttaaaaaatataaattatttgaatggatattttatttcatttaatatgtattatcTTCCAcatattgaaaataataataataatagtaataataataataataatagtaataatagtaataatagtaataatagtaataataataataataatagtaataataataataattggttaaataacaaaatggatagaaatataaataaaaaagaattagAAAACAACgatgaaaagaaaagtaTTAATATTAGTGTCAATTATGGTGTGagatttaataaaataaatgacTTTTATTATCTCATATATTTCATGACCAAACAGTTGTATTTACgtttaaaaataaagaatttGAAAGCTAAACTTTTAAATGTAAACTTTTTTATGAAAGctgaaaatgaaaatgtaaATCCTATGAAATATCTTGGTAGAGGAAGAGTTATTAGAATAAGTAgtaaaattaaattaaatcAACATACCAATTgtttttttgtatttttttttaaagttatacatatatttgATTTCTTAGCAAATAATTTAAGTGATTTAAGAGGCGTCCAAATTATTTGTTCAGATACTATTAATGAAAACAAAACGtatgttaataaaaaaagtattttatattatttctacGTAAgtgaagaaaaaaatattaaaaacaagaaaaaatgtACATATGTGTCAAGTTGGAAAGATGACAATTTTTTAGAAATACCACAAAAAGGAAATGACAATGATCAGgttgaagaaaaaaatgtaagAGATCTAcacaaaataaatgaaaataaaatagacctgcataaaataatgttaTCACCACAAcagaaaaataaaataaaaaaaaaagaaataaatggaaatgtatcaaaaaataatataaatggTTCAAGTATATTaagttatataaaagataaaaataaaggCACTAACATATTAAGAACTCAAATTAATTGGacacataataataataaaaaagaaatttatAAAACTGTAAGAAAAGGAACAAGTacaagaagaaaaataaaaaacaaaataaatacacatatatgttatgataaaaatgcaaagaataataaatcatatgAGTATGgatataaacaaaatattctaaattattttgtaaataataatcataatagtaataatataagtcagaatcaaataaataagaaggaaaataattatcaaaataatcaaaataatcaaaataatcaaaatgtttctttatcttcttcatcaaaaactataaataaagatttaaaaagaaaatgtaACATTCTAACAAATAAAGctaattttttaaatattagaaaaaagataaaaatttCGAAGAATCATAAAATATCCGACTTTTTTCCAagtatattaaaaaaaaatatatatataagaaataataaaaatatatatgatgatgaaataaaaacatattctaatggaaatattataatgcATACTAATATATTCGACAGTATTattaataagaaaataaaaaaagaaaatgatgaagaaaaagaagaaaatgaattatatgatgataataactgtgataaaaattataacatgaaaaaagaaaaatacACATGTTGTTATGTCTgttataaagaaataatacAATGTCTATTAAATAAGGAAAATTTATTTCAAGAAAATCATAATTGTACTGATTTATGTacaaatgatatattttgttttacatatattagtaataacttatttttattcaatcaaaaaaatgaaaaattaaatttatatttatatataaaaaaaattatcaatTCATATAGatcatattttaataacaAATTCAATGAACATGATTGTCTTtgtgataatattttaaaaaaaaatgaagaaaatatatattacttaAATAAGTTTATAGTAAACGTTATAGATGATATATGTGAAATATTGcataaaaaaagatatattgATGTTTTACAAAATTTTCTAAAGAATTTTAAGTATGTTTGGTCTTTAAATAATCAACTATTTCCGGACATCTTTCAACGAATATTAATCaaatacaatataaatcatatgacaacctaa